TTGAACTATTTTAAAACCGGTATTACTAACGCAAGAACAGAAGGTTTTAACAATGTAGCAAAGCTAGTACAGAAGCGAGCTTACGGCGTTAAGAGCTTTGAAATGTATAGACTCAGATACCTAAATGCTTGTGCTTAAATGACTTTTTGAAATTGCCCACCATGGAGCGAGTAGAACCGTAGAACCTGAGTCTTTATTAAAACTCACCCAGTTCGATTTTACGGTAACCGGAAATTGGTGGAGGCGGGGGGAATTGAACCCCCGTCCGCAAGTGATCCGCGATAAGGCGCTACATACTTAGTCAGTGTTTTAGTTTGTTCAGCCAGCTTCCACTAACAAAATCAGACTGAACACTCCCCCAGTAAATTTAAGCGAGTCTGCTGGAGAAAACCCAACTCACCGAGGTCCCTAAATGACGATCAATCCAAGCGCGGAACCACCGCAAGGTTGATCGTGCGAGCTAATTAAGCTGCAAGTGCGTAATCGTTGCCAATTACAAAATGCACGTTTTTATCGAGGTCCTCATGCGCCCCGGTATGCTCCTTATGTTTCAGCACCCACGTCGAAGCCAGTACGCCCCCATATGTGTGATTAACAATTGGATTTTTCATTCTCTCACAAGAAGCGAGAAATTGAAAATCGATTATCCTTTCCGATTTCACCCCTCACATTCAATGATTAAATTTTTAATGACGCAGAAGTTTCCACTTGCTGAGGTTACACGATCTTAACGAGTTCCTGACTTAAGCACGGGTCAAAACGCACCAAAAGGTCGAGATATCCACCATTTATAGGCCTATTCCACAGAGTTATCCACAGTGCTGCCTAAAAAATGGGGCTGAAATGACACTAAAATTTAAGATTCTTAAATTTTCACGAGGGGCTATCACGTTTAATGATAGCCCCATTATTAAGCAGAATTAACGGAAAAGGTCCGCTGCGGAGGCCGCAGTGGCCGCGAGTGAGCTCACATTTGAGCGGGGATCTTTAGCATTAGGATCTTGCGGTTTCGCGTTCATCGCAGGAGTTTCTGCAACGACAGTCGCTGGTGCAGCAGGAGCTGCTTCGACCGGTGTTTCAACGATCGCTGTCTCGGGAGCCACATCCAAAGACGGTTTGATCACAGTTTCTTTCGCAAGATTTTCAACCGCGTTTGTGACAGGGAAAAGTTGGATGTTGAGTTGGTAGACTCTCTCCCCTTTTCCTTTCATGCGCGCGATAGAGTTGTCTTTGTGAAGACCTTTTCTCATCTGACGAAGTTTGAATTTGATTTCTTCGAACTCCGCTTTCGTCAATGACATCGTCAACGTTCCAAATTCACGGTCTGTCGGTTGATCTTGATACAAAGACTCAAGACCCAAGTACATCAATTGCGATTGTAACTTACGAACAAGAGCAACGGGGATATCTTCCGGAGACTCAATCAAGCTGCGGTTCTTTTTAAGCTCGCCCGTCACTTCGTCACGACGAAGTTCGCCAGAGTTGATCAATGTCGTTAAGGCAGTATCGATCTCGTCTTCAGAAGCTTTTCCACGCAAAAGATTTTTCAAGGAAGCTGTGTCGAAGCTCACACCCTCTTGATCGATCATAGCGTAGATAATCCACGCCACCCAGTTTGGAACTTTCTCCCAAGTCTTGCGATCGATCTCGCCAGATTTCAATTTGCCAGCGACACGATGCTCGCTCAATTTCTTGAGGTACATATTGCGTTCAGCTGGATCTGTTGCTTGCGTGAAGTTCACGAGCAAACGGAATTCCTCCGTTTGTTCTTTCATGAAGCCCAAAGCTTTACCGAATTTGCCGATCATATCATCAGAAAGATTTCTTTTTCCTTCGATGATCATTTTCAAATAGTTCGGAGATTTGATATTCGCCGCTGCAGAGAAAACCGCATAGTTATAAGCTCTTAAAGAGCCTTTCGAAGCTTTGCGTTTGTATTGATAGAAATCCGCCAAAAACTGGCGATAGTTCATATAATCAGAAAGTACGGGCGGAACGAGCGAACCCATTGAAATTTCTTTGCCTTTGCTAAACTCAGGATGATTGTTTTGCATAGAAATCAGTTCTCCTTTGCACCCAAATAGTTCACCTGATTTAAATCGGCAAAACAAGCGTAATTGGTGCAAAGACCCTTAACTTATTGCAAGGCATAAAAAAAGAGGCTCCATCAAGGAGCCTCTTTTGCAGTCGTCGAGTTTGTTTTTACTATTAGTAGCGAGACAAGCGCAGAGTCACCCCGCGAATGTCGAGATCTCCGCGAGAAATCAACACGATGCTATCAGCACCCTGACCGAGCACGTTATTTTGTGGGCGCACAGTGTATCGCTGACCGTACGGGCTCACTTGAATTGTCGGAGTTTGATTGAAACCGTTAATCAAAACATCCAGCAAAGCGACGTTGTAAACAGCGCTCGCATCGATTTCGATCGCTTGGATTTTATAACCACGGTAGCGATACATATCGATGTATTGAGTTAGATCAAGACGATCGTTTCCATACAAACGAGTGGAAACATAAAGAGGCACTTCTTCTCCACGATCCGGTCTGCCAGGACGGCCGGGACGATCAGGGCGACCTGGGCGGCCTCCACCATCATCACGAAGATTGATTGTCACAGATTGAATATCTACAACACCACGAACATCCAATTGCAATGAGCGGAAGTCTTCACCGATCACAGCACGATATTGCGGGCGCAGAAGAACTGTTCTTTGCGGAGAGTAAACGCTTTCTTCAACTCGGCCATCTGTAAGAAGAGCCAGTTCTGCACGAGGACCTGCGCCGCGAATTTCAATAATCACAGATTCAACTGTATAGCCACGATAGTTTTCGCCGATGCCTGCCAATTGGCGAAGGGCCAATGTTTCGTTTGAAACGCGACGGCTTAAATAAATAACTTTTTGCTCTTGGCGGCCACTGCCATTTCCAAAGTCGTCTCCAGGATATGGAGGCAACGGTTCTTGTGGTCTTGGAATTGGCGCTGGGCCTCGATCGCCCGGAATAATATAAGCTTCAGCGGCTAAAGAAGTCAGAGTGATGACAGCAAAAGCGGCTAAGATACTATTTTTTAGAGTCATTATGTCCCCCAAGGTTCTTTGGTGATTCCCCATCCTCCCCTAAAGCAACTCGCATACCAAAGCATTTTGGGCCATTTCGACACCGAACTGGTATTAGCACAAATAAAAAAGGGACCGCGGCTTGGAGGTTCCGCGATCCCTAAGAAAGGAACAGTACAACTATGATGTCTTAAATATTACTTCAAATTATCGTCAGTGAGATCAACGATTGGTTTGATCTTTCTCATAAACGTGATAGCGAACTGATCTTGCGCATAAGCACCACGTTTCCTCATTTTCAATGCGATACGAACTTGTCCTAAACCGTTGTTAGCGATCAAACGAGCTTCGCCAATGTAGTTTGCATAGTTCAATCTTGTGTTATCCAAAGAGATCAAATCCAAAGTGTCTTCTTGATCTTTAGCAATACGAGAAAGGTTGATATTCACGCCTGTTCCCGCTTCCGGAGCCAAAAGAGGTCCCGCAAAAGCAAGAAGCTCACGATTCACACCTTTCATCGCCACGTTAAATCCAGAGCGACCGTTAACAACTTCCCATGAAGAGATTTTTGAAGTCTTCACTTTGTTATCAACATCCAATCTTTGGATCGTGCTCAACATGAATTCTTGCAACAACAAGAACTCTGGGTTGTCTGTGTGTTTGCCTGCTGCCGGTAAGTGGAAGTACAGGTCTGCCGCAGAATTTCTGAAAACCAAGTTAATGATTGCGCTTGCAGGAGAAGAACCGATTTTGACTCTTACGAAAGTCGTTTCACAACCGCCGTCAAGATCCAAACATTTCAAAGTACCTTCGATAGCGCGAGTGCCTGTTGATCTTTCGCCGTTACCTGCGCGAACAGATCTCAACGGAGAAGCATAACCCTCAGAGCCATTTGCGCCCGCAAGATTATAAACCTTCTGAGAACCACCCTCTTGAACTTTCAAAGTCACAACAGCGTCACCAGACAAACCGTCAACGCTCAACTTTGCGGAAACAACAGAAGCTGCTGCATCCAAATTCAAACGACGAGTTTCATAACTGACTTTTTCGTTACGAGCTCTCAAATAGTTCAAAAGATTGTCTGTGGAAGAAGATGTATAAACCAAACCGTCTTCAGTCACAGCACCCGTCATACGCTTCGTCAAATTATCACGCGTTACGTTCGCTGCATCGTTCGTACGATAATCAGGAGGCAATTGTGTCAAACCGCCTGGAGCGGGACGAGTATCCACAACCGGTGGAGTCGTTGGTCGTGCCGGTTCAGAAACAACAGGACCTGGAGCTGGAGGAGCTGGTGGAACTTGCGTACCAGGTTTTGGTTGCTGCGTTTTCGGAGCATCCGGTTTTTTACCAGGAGTCGGAGCTGGTTTCGTTGGCTTACTAGGCTCAGGAATTGGCTCTGGAAGAGGTGGATTGTAGTCAGAATCTCCTTGAGCATTAGGATCAGGAAGACCTCCGCCGATAGATCCGCTTGTATCATCTGTTTTTTGTGTTGGATTCGGTTGAGTGACTGTTTGGTCAGAAGTTTGACCAGGAGCCGGTTGTTCAATTAAATCTTTTTTCTTTCCACACGCTGAAAGACCGAGAGTCGCGACAAGCGCAGCCGTGATCATCGTGTGCTTATGAAGCATAGGTAGCATTAGAAACCTCCAAGTATTCTATCGCTGGACCATTAAGCAAGCCTTGGGCCAGAATTCGTCACCCCTCATCAGGGCTTGTATTGCAATACAGTTACGATTTAGACTCTGTTCTGGAAGGAATTACATGCCTGTACAACAATTCGGCGAGCTCTTGAGCAACCCCAAAAAACTGACTCAACATATTCTTAAAGTGTTCTTTTGCGCACTTGTCTTGGCTATTTTGGCGATGCTCTTTATTGATCAGCCGCTCTCTGCTTATTTTGCAGAGAAAGAAGTGAAAGATCTTTACTGGGCCTGGGCGCGCATTCTGACCGACATTGGTTTGTCAGAGTATTATTTCATTCTCGCTTTGGGCACGTGGGCTTTTACGAAGTGGATTGCTCCTTTAATCACGGCTTTTAAAAAACATCCCAACAAGGTCGACTACTATCGCCGCTGGGGACTTAATTTCTTTGTCGCTCTTCTTGTCTGTGGAGCGATGACTCACATTATTAAATTCCTCGCAGGCCGCCAAAGACCTCACAAGTCGCCTGACTTTGATCCTTACGTTTTCAATCCATTCACAACGCATTGGCACTGGCATTCATTCTCTTCTGGCCACTCGCAGGTGATCTTCACCGCAGCAACGATGATGAGTGTGGCTTTCCCGCGCTTTCGCTGGTTCTGGATTCCTTTCGCAATGTTGATTTGTGCCACTCGCGTTGTGGTTCATGACCACTTCCTCAGCGACATTATTATGGGCGCGGCCGTTGGTTATATCGGAACATTGCTCGCACTGCAGCTCATGCGCAAAAAGACCAAGAACGGACTTTATCCTTAATTTTGCTCTGACAAAAATTCGACGAGGTATTGGGATTCTTTTAAAGACTTCATGATCTCTTTATAATTCCCAATATGCGTTTCGACGAGCGACCAGAATTTGTTGGAGTGATCCATATGCTGCAAATGCGCTAGCTCATGGACGATGACGTAGTCAATGATCTCTTGAGCAAACACAATCAGACGCCAGTTCAAGTTGATACTCTTTTTAGAAGAGCAACTTCCCCATCGTGTGCGCTGTTCACGGAATTTCACCTGCGACGGGCGCAGGCCCATCTGTGCTGACCAGTATTCCAGGCGTTCGCTTAAAAAAGTTACGGCTTCGCGTTTGTAAAAGTGACGTATTTCTTTCAGCGCTGTGGGATGTTCTTCGAGCAGAGAATTCGCACTCCACTGGTTGCGTGGAATGTGTAAAAGAAGATTTTCCTCTGTCACCGAAACAAATGGTTTTTTATTAAGTGTGATAACGACCTTGAGTTTTCTTTCTTTACCTAGAAACGGAAAATTCTCGTAAGCCTTGATCTTTTTATCCGGAAACCTCTCTGCGATTTCAGAGAACTTGAGGAAGTTCTTTTCGATCCAGTCTTTTTTCGCCATCAGGAAGTCGACGATGACTTTTTGCGAAGTGCTTTTCGCAGCGACGACTTTGATCGGTTTATTGGGATAAAGATAAATAGATACCGAGCGGCGAAAATTTCGTCGGTGTACTTCCACAGGCCATTTTGCGAAGAGAAAGGTTTCTTTGCCGCTCATTGCAGTCAGAGAATGACTTAACCGGAAAAAACTGGCAAGTTGGAAGAATGGATAAAACCTCTTCTTTCTATAACCTCGATCCGGAAAAAGTTCTGCAAGCCGCAGAAAATGCCGGGTTTTATCCTACGGGCGAATTCACGCAGCTCAATTCCTATGAAAATCGTGTTTTTGATATTCGCTTGGAACAACCTCTTGATCCGAGCAGTTACACTAAAAACGTGATTGCCAAGTTTTACCGCCCGCAAAGATGGAGCAAAGAAGCTATTCTGGAAGAACATGAGTTTCTTCTTTCTTTGAAGGCGGAGGGCATTCCCGCGGTGGCTCCTCTTTTTCAAGGCCACGACACGACGGTGTTTGAAGCCGACGGAATGTATGTCGCTTTCTTTCCCAAAGTCTTAGGACGCATGCCACAAGAGTTTTTAGAAGGTGAACTTAAAAAGGTCGGCCGCTTAATGGCGCAAGTTCACAACGTCGGCGCAAAAAAACGCGCGCCTCACCGTCCGGTTTTAGATACGACCTATTATGGCGGCTGGAACACTTTGGACAATCTACAAGATTGGATTACGCCTGAATTGCGTGAACGCTACACGATCGCAGCGGAAGATATCTTGTTTGCGATCGACGATCTTTTCGATCCTTCCGAATTCATTCGTATTCACGGCGACTGTCACAAAGGAAATTTACTCAATAATGGCAAAGAATTTTTCCTCGTGGATTTCGACGATTTCGTCAATGGTCCCGTGATTCAGGATTTCTGGATGCTCCTTTCAGGGGACGCCGATCGTCTTGACGAAGAAAAATTCCAAATCATCGAAGGCTATGAAGAACTGCGCGAGTTTCCTGATCATCAGTGGTCTTGGATTCCTCTTTTAAGAGGTTTGCGTATTATTTCCTATGCAGGGTGGATTGCGAAACGCTGGGACGACCCAAGCTTCCCGCGCCTTTTCCCAGAGTTCAACACGTTCCGATATTGGGCTGAAGAAGTCGAAGCTCTTGAAAAAATCGCGTGGCAAATCCGGTAGTGGGAAAAAGGTACCTTTTTCTTAAGGATGTCTTAAGAACCACTCTGTGATGAGTTCCGGGGAATCATCGAGCCATTGATGGCCTGCTGTGGGATCAACAAAGTATTCCGCCTCGACGCCACGGCGTTTTAACTTTTCGTAATATGAAAGCATTGTTTCAACAGGAACGACTCTGTCATCTTCGCCGTGCAAGAAAAGAGTCGGTGGATGATTCTGTGGAATAACGTCAGGCACGAAACACAAAGGTCCTTTGCAATCTGCAAAAGAAGCCGAT
This region of Bdellovibrio sp. 22V genomic DNA includes:
- a CDS encoding proline-rich domain-containing protein, whose product is MLPMLHKHTMITAALVATLGLSACGKKKDLIEQPAPGQTSDQTVTQPNPTQKTDDTSGSIGGGLPDPNAQGDSDYNPPLPEPIPEPSKPTKPAPTPGKKPDAPKTQQPKPGTQVPPAPPAPGPVVSEPARPTTPPVVDTRPAPGGLTQLPPDYRTNDAANVTRDNLTKRMTGAVTEDGLVYTSSSTDNLLNYLRARNEKVSYETRRLNLDAAASVVSAKLSVDGLSGDAVVTLKVQEGGSQKVYNLAGANGSEGYASPLRSVRAGNGERSTGTRAIEGTLKCLDLDGGCETTFVRVKIGSSPASAIINLVFRNSAADLYFHLPAAGKHTDNPEFLLLQEFMLSTIQRLDVDNKVKTSKISSWEVVNGRSGFNVAMKGVNRELLAFAGPLLAPEAGTGVNINLSRIAKDQEDTLDLISLDNTRLNYANYIGEARLIANNGLGQVRIALKMRKRGAYAQDQFAITFMRKIKPIVDLTDDNLK
- a CDS encoding phosphatase PAP2 family protein, with translation MPVQQFGELLSNPKKLTQHILKVFFCALVLAILAMLFIDQPLSAYFAEKEVKDLYWAWARILTDIGLSEYYFILALGTWAFTKWIAPLITAFKKHPNKVDYYRRWGLNFFVALLVCGAMTHIIKFLAGRQRPHKSPDFDPYVFNPFTTHWHWHSFSSGHSQVIFTAATMMSVAFPRFRWFWIPFAMLICATRVVVHDHFLSDIIMGAAVGYIGTLLALQLMRKKTKNGLYP
- a CDS encoding transposase, with amino-acid sequence MKWRNEILNYFKTGITNARTEGFNNVAKLVQKRAYGVKSFEMYRLRYLNACA
- a CDS encoding TIGR02147 family protein, producing the protein MQNNHPEFSKGKEISMGSLVPPVLSDYMNYRQFLADFYQYKRKASKGSLRAYNYAVFSAAANIKSPNYLKMIIEGKRNLSDDMIGKFGKALGFMKEQTEEFRLLVNFTQATDPAERNMYLKKLSEHRVAGKLKSGEIDRKTWEKVPNWVAWIIYAMIDQEGVSFDTASLKNLLRGKASEDEIDTALTTLINSGELRRDEVTGELKKNRSLIESPEDIPVALVRKLQSQLMYLGLESLYQDQPTDREFGTLTMSLTKAEFEEIKFKLRQMRKGLHKDNSIARMKGKGERVYQLNIQLFPVTNAVENLAKETVIKPSLDVAPETAIVETPVEAAPAAPATVVAETPAMNAKPQDPNAKDPRSNVSSLAATAASAADLFR
- a CDS encoding SprT family zinc-dependent metalloprotease — encoded protein: MSGKETFLFAKWPVEVHRRNFRRSVSIYLYPNKPIKVVAAKSTSQKVIVDFLMAKKDWIEKNFLKFSEIAERFPDKKIKAYENFPFLGKERKLKVVITLNKKPFVSVTEENLLLHIPRNQWSANSLLEEHPTALKEIRHFYKREAVTFLSERLEYWSAQMGLRPSQVKFREQRTRWGSCSSKKSINLNWRLIVFAQEIIDYVIVHELAHLQHMDHSNKFWSLVETHIGNYKEIMKSLKESQYLVEFLSEQN
- a CDS encoding serine/threonine protein kinase, translated to MDKTSSFYNLDPEKVLQAAENAGFYPTGEFTQLNSYENRVFDIRLEQPLDPSSYTKNVIAKFYRPQRWSKEAILEEHEFLLSLKAEGIPAVAPLFQGHDTTVFEADGMYVAFFPKVLGRMPQEFLEGELKKVGRLMAQVHNVGAKKRAPHRPVLDTTYYGGWNTLDNLQDWITPELRERYTIAAEDILFAIDDLFDPSEFIRIHGDCHKGNLLNNGKEFFLVDFDDFVNGPVIQDFWMLLSGDADRLDEEKFQIIEGYEELREFPDHQWSWIPLLRGLRIISYAGWIAKRWDDPSFPRLFPEFNTFRYWAEEVEALEKIAWQIR